In Fusarium oxysporum f. sp. lycopersici 4287 chromosome 4, whole genome shotgun sequence, a genomic segment contains:
- a CDS encoding acetolactate synthase small subunit, mitochondrial has product MASLRPLTSSLRWVASARGVAAVRYSSSSTSAIAYKALRRRSAPLPVSDNPPAWSAQAAVSNILYETPVPSTAPPKRHILNCLVQNEPGVLSRVSGILAARGFNIDSLVVCNTEVDDLSRMTIVLTGQDGVVEQARRQLEDLVPVWAVLDYTNAALVQRELLLAKINILGPEYFEELLHHHREIAAGETDVDYAHEAIERSLSDTAKDFHPSKLAVSQALRHKHEHLKSITYFAHQFGGKVLDISTNSCIVEVSAKQSRIDSFLKLVAPFGILESARTGLMALPRSPLSEGNQESLVMEADEVVDASQLPPG; this is encoded by the exons ATGGCTTCTCTACGGCCCTTGACTTCGTCCCTCCGCTGGGTCGCCTCCGCGAGAGGCGTCGCCGCTGTGCGATATAGCTCCTCGTCGACCTCCGCCATCGCCTACAAGGCCCTCCGCCGTCGCTCTGCTCCCCTTCCCGTGAGCGACAATCCTCCTGCGTGGTCCGCTCAGGCCGCCGTCTCCAACATTCTTTACGAGACCCCAGTCCCTTCAACCGCTCCCCCCAAGCGCCATATACTCAACTGTCTGGTCCAGAACGAACCTGGTGTTCTGTCCCGTGTTTCCGGAATTTTGGCAGCTCGCGGGTTCAACATTGACTCTCTGGTCGTGTGTAACACTGAGGTTGACGACCTTTCTCGCATGACCATTGTCCTCACTGGTCAAGATGGCGTTGTTGAGCAGGCTCGCCGACAGCTTGAGGATCTGGTTCCTGTCTGGGCCGTCCTCGACTATACCAACGCAGCTCTTGTCCAGCGcgagcttctccttgccaagatcaacatccTTGGTCCCGAGTACTTCGAGGagctcctccaccaccaccgcgAGATTGCTGCTGGCGAGACTGATGTCGACTACGCGCATGAGGCCATTGAACGTAGCCTCTCCGATACCGCCAAGGACTTCCACCCCAGCAAGTTGGCCGTCAGTCAAGCTCTACGACACAAGCACGAGCATCTTAAGTCGATCACTTACTTCGCCCACCAGTTTGGCGGCAAGGTCCTAGATATCAGCACCAACAGCTGCATTGTTGAAGT TTCTGCTAAGCAGTCACGTATCGACTCGTTCCTCAAGCTTGTTGCTCCCTTTGGCATTCTTGAGTCTGCCCGTACAGGTCTGATGGCTCTACCCCGATCTCCTCTGTCTGAAGGTAACCAGGAGTCCCTTGTCATGGAGGCAGACGAGGTTGTCGATGCTAGTCAGCTCCCTCCTGGTTAA